The following are encoded in a window of Halosolutus halophilus genomic DNA:
- a CDS encoding SCO family protein, translating to MTPTSTPVDRRTFLRAAGATAIGASLAGCSQLTSSGKAEDGLVLAPPENHDRIENADLPHPIYGDAIPEATVPAPLHDRAVTTTEFTGERHLMLTFIYTSCTTVCPGLTAALRRVQDDAHEEGYEDEIAFLPITFDPEYDTAEVLESYGEDHGVDFDAGNWYFLRPESPEDAKAVVEDTFGVAFERGEMEDDETEDGDEMDGDDEMDGDDEMDGDDEMSDDHGDHARHFVHASLILLVNKDGFVERAYTGGSPGGNEIVESARAVVEGW from the coding sequence ATGACCCCCACATCCACACCCGTCGACAGGCGAACGTTCCTGCGCGCGGCGGGCGCGACGGCGATCGGCGCGTCCCTCGCTGGCTGTTCGCAACTGACCAGTTCCGGCAAAGCTGAGGACGGCCTCGTCCTCGCCCCGCCGGAGAACCACGACCGGATCGAGAACGCGGACCTCCCGCACCCGATCTACGGGGATGCGATCCCGGAGGCGACCGTTCCGGCCCCGCTGCACGATCGGGCGGTCACGACCACGGAGTTCACCGGTGAGCGTCACCTGATGCTGACGTTCATCTACACTAGCTGTACGACCGTCTGCCCCGGCCTGACCGCGGCCCTGCGGCGCGTCCAGGACGATGCCCACGAGGAGGGATACGAGGACGAAATCGCGTTCCTCCCGATCACCTTCGACCCCGAGTACGATACGGCCGAGGTCCTCGAGTCCTACGGCGAGGACCACGGGGTGGACTTCGACGCCGGCAACTGGTACTTCCTGCGGCCGGAGTCGCCCGAGGACGCCAAGGCGGTCGTCGAAGACACGTTCGGCGTGGCGTTCGAACGGGGCGAAATGGAAGACGACGAGACGGAAGACGGCGACGAGATGGACGGCGACGACGAGATGGACGGCGACGACGAGATGGACGGCGACGACGAGATGAGCGACGATCACGGCGATCACGCTCGCCACTTCGTCCACGCGTCGCTGATCCTGCTCGTGAACAAGGATGGCTTCGTCGAACGGGCCTACACGGGCGGTTCTCCGGGCGGCAACGAGATCGTCGAGAGCGCCCGCGCCGTCGTCGAGGGGTGGTGA
- a CDS encoding TlpA family protein disulfide reductase encodes MRRREVLAGAAGLAALGGGAIAVGEWNPLDDGAAVDPIELETIDAPGSEAGTATVPERGRVTFVELFATWCTVCEGMMEPLGRVHEDVDEDVQFVSATNEPIGNTVTREDVADWWREHDGNWPVAIDPDLELTEALDGSGVPYAFVLDADNVVTWSGRGQKSADEIRSAIDDAGGE; translated from the coding sequence GTGCGCCGTCGCGAGGTCCTCGCGGGAGCCGCTGGCCTCGCCGCCCTCGGCGGCGGCGCGATCGCCGTCGGCGAGTGGAACCCCCTCGACGACGGCGCGGCCGTCGACCCGATCGAACTCGAGACGATCGACGCGCCGGGGAGCGAGGCCGGCACCGCGACCGTGCCCGAACGCGGCCGGGTGACGTTCGTCGAACTGTTCGCCACCTGGTGTACCGTCTGCGAGGGGATGATGGAGCCCCTCGGACGGGTTCACGAGGACGTCGATGAGGACGTGCAGTTCGTCTCGGCGACCAACGAGCCGATCGGCAACACCGTCACCCGCGAGGACGTCGCGGACTGGTGGCGCGAGCACGACGGCAACTGGCCGGTCGCCATCGATCCCGATCTCGAACTGACGGAAGCGCTCGACGGCTCCGGGGTGCCGTACGCGTTCGTCCTGGACGCGGACAACGTCGTGACCTGGTCCGGACGGGGGCAAAAGTCGGCCGACGAGATCCGATCGGCCATCGACGACGCCGGAGGTGAGTGA
- a CDS encoding cytochrome c biogenesis CcdA family protein has protein sequence MAGGELLGTMLFALGIGVATFFSPCAYALLPGYVGYYVAATGEETTPPLSGTLARGVAAAVGAVSVLGTLSIAAVVAGETVGRALPLLEYGVGVALIALGLWVLYGGSGAVHVLLPERRSTVLGFALFGAMYALAATACVLPLFLGLAFRSLTMPPLETALVLGTYAVGFGALTVAVTVATAFGYALGAGRIAGYVDQVIRVAGVVLVIAGAGQLYVAAV, from the coding sequence GTGGCGGGCGGCGAACTCCTCGGGACGATGCTGTTCGCCCTCGGCATCGGCGTGGCCACGTTCTTCTCGCCGTGTGCGTACGCGCTGTTGCCCGGCTACGTCGGCTACTACGTCGCCGCGACCGGCGAGGAGACGACCCCGCCGCTGTCCGGCACGCTCGCTCGCGGGGTCGCGGCCGCCGTCGGCGCGGTGAGCGTCCTCGGCACACTCTCGATCGCCGCGGTCGTCGCCGGCGAGACGGTCGGACGGGCGTTGCCCCTGCTCGAATACGGCGTCGGCGTCGCGTTGATCGCGCTCGGCCTGTGGGTGCTGTACGGCGGGAGCGGGGCCGTTCACGTCCTCCTGCCCGAGCGCCGATCGACCGTCCTCGGATTCGCGCTCTTCGGCGCGATGTACGCCCTCGCGGCGACGGCCTGCGTCCTTCCGCTGTTCCTGGGACTGGCGTTTCGCTCGCTCACCATGCCCCCGCTCGAGACGGCGCTGGTGCTCGGAACGTACGCCGTCGGGTTCGGTGCGCTCACGGTCGCGGTCACGGTCGCGACGGCGTTCGGGTACGCCCTCGGGGCCGGTCGCATCGCCGGCTACGTCGATCAGGTAATCCGCGTCGCGGGGGTCGTCCTGGTGATCGCCGGCGCCGGTCAACTGTACGTCGCCGCGGTCTGA
- a CDS encoding cytochrome C oxidase subunit II — translation MTSPIKPPDGNWWNQPIDRRESIWLGLGVGWSLILFGWMSAWTRVGDQNPIGETFRVESDEYREKMDAYKEEATETEDGLVPPGTDVYINAMRFQWDGAPVVLEAGTEYDIHLSSMDVQHGFSLRPEEALSKQINLQVLPGYEWVVPMTFDEPGTYHIICNEFCGQGHRTMHGTIVVEE, via the coding sequence ATGACGTCACCGATCAAACCCCCGGACGGCAACTGGTGGAATCAACCGATCGACAGACGGGAGTCCATCTGGCTCGGACTGGGCGTCGGCTGGTCGCTCATCCTCTTCGGCTGGATGAGCGCCTGGACGCGCGTCGGCGACCAGAACCCCATCGGCGAGACGTTCCGCGTCGAGAGCGACGAGTACCGCGAGAAGATGGACGCCTACAAGGAGGAAGCCACCGAGACCGAGGACGGTCTCGTCCCGCCGGGCACCGACGTCTACATCAACGCGATGCGCTTCCAGTGGGACGGTGCGCCGGTCGTGCTCGAGGCCGGAACCGAGTACGATATCCACCTCAGTTCCATGGACGTCCAGCACGGCTTTTCCCTCCGACCGGAGGAGGCGCTCAGCAAACAGATCAACCTGCAGGTGCTGCCGGGCTACGAGTGGGTCGTCCCGATGACGTTCGATGAACCCGGGACCTACCACATCATCTGTAACGAGTTCTGCGGCCAGGGCCACAGGACGATGCACGGAACGATCGTGGTGGAGGAGTGA
- a CDS encoding cytochrome c oxidase subunit I, with translation MAHTLDVLGLFDNEYRDDGFRTCSVTGLEVHRSVENHVKLFGLTAVVALLYGGIFAFTVAMTRWEVIGLLEPDAFYTHLSLHAWNLLIFWMVFTEIAILYVGGPMVLGRRLPLTRVAKAGWLVMVGGAVLVNYAIWTTEAPNEAPLLTAYVPMPVSPLFYAGACVFILGTVVAALPFFATMWYEKRENPGKTLPLVSFAAFVTSIIAVEALVGGLLAFGPALLWRLELIQWWDAAWYRQMYWIIGHGTQQINLVAMIAVWYFLTHVVAGAEVVSEKVSRTAFILYLFFINLGAAHHLLSDPAVSTGWRIWNTSYAFYGATFASLIHAFAIPAGIEAGRRKRGKGGGLFGWLTSAPWTNPVFSSTIFSIILFGFLGGITGVMMGQLQLNMTWHNTFATVGHFHGTVVLGTTVAFMGLIFFVIRTMFMRQYVSERLASIQPFFYSAAMGVAVLMMMYVGILYGIPRRTAEVVENIPGTEFSLSAASPLFAIFGIFALLAIAGGVLFVLVSVGSLVFGDRVENGDDNADLVADGGLGMAQDPDDPVHAYEMRGTFVLCLIFLAAFVITYLLNWYLLTQLWSIGA, from the coding sequence ATGGCACACACACTCGACGTTCTCGGCCTGTTCGACAACGAGTATCGAGACGACGGCTTCCGGACCTGTTCGGTGACCGGTCTCGAGGTGCACCGCTCCGTCGAAAACCACGTCAAACTGTTCGGTCTCACGGCGGTCGTCGCCCTCCTGTACGGGGGCATCTTCGCGTTCACCGTCGCGATGACCCGCTGGGAAGTGATCGGCCTGCTCGAGCCCGACGCGTTCTACACGCACCTCAGCCTGCACGCGTGGAACCTGCTCATCTTCTGGATGGTATTCACGGAGATCGCCATCCTCTACGTCGGCGGCCCGATGGTACTCGGCAGACGGCTGCCGCTCACGAGGGTCGCGAAGGCCGGATGGCTCGTCATGGTCGGCGGGGCGGTCCTGGTCAACTACGCCATCTGGACCACCGAAGCACCCAACGAGGCACCGCTTCTGACCGCTTACGTCCCGATGCCGGTTTCGCCGCTGTTCTACGCCGGGGCGTGCGTCTTCATCCTGGGTACCGTGGTCGCGGCGCTCCCGTTCTTCGCGACGATGTGGTACGAGAAGCGGGAGAATCCGGGGAAGACGCTCCCGCTCGTCAGTTTCGCCGCGTTCGTCACGTCGATCATCGCCGTCGAGGCGCTGGTCGGCGGCCTGCTGGCGTTCGGTCCCGCCCTGCTGTGGCGGCTCGAGTTGATCCAGTGGTGGGACGCCGCCTGGTACCGCCAGATGTACTGGATCATCGGGCACGGAACCCAGCAGATCAACCTCGTCGCGATGATCGCGGTCTGGTACTTCCTGACCCACGTCGTCGCCGGCGCGGAGGTCGTCAGCGAGAAGGTCTCGCGGACGGCGTTCATCCTCTACCTGTTCTTCATCAACCTCGGGGCGGCACACCACCTGCTGTCGGATCCCGCGGTCTCGACCGGCTGGCGCATCTGGAACACGTCCTACGCGTTCTACGGCGCGACGTTCGCGAGCCTCATCCACGCGTTCGCCATCCCGGCCGGGATCGAGGCCGGTCGCCGCAAGCGCGGGAAAGGCGGCGGCCTCTTCGGCTGGCTGACGTCGGCCCCGTGGACGAACCCGGTGTTCTCGTCGACGATCTTCTCGATCATCCTCTTCGGCTTCCTCGGCGGGATCACGGGCGTCATGATGGGACAGCTCCAGCTCAACATGACCTGGCACAACACGTTCGCGACGGTGGGCCACTTCCACGGAACGGTCGTCCTCGGGACTACGGTCGCGTTCATGGGCCTGATCTTCTTCGTGATCCGGACCATGTTCATGCGCCAGTACGTCTCCGAACGGCTCGCGTCGATCCAGCCGTTCTTCTACTCGGCCGCGATGGGCGTTGCCGTCCTGATGATGATGTACGTCGGCATCCTCTACGGCATCCCGCGCCGGACCGCCGAGGTCGTCGAGAACATCCCCGGCACCGAGTTCAGCCTCTCGGCCGCCTCGCCGCTGTTCGCGATTTTCGGGATCTTCGCGCTGCTGGCTATCGCGGGCGGCGTCCTCTTCGTCCTCGTCTCGGTCGGCTCGCTGGTCTTCGGCGATCGCGTCGAGAACGGGGACGACAACGCCGATCTCGTCGCGGACGGCGGCCTCGGGATGGCACAGGACCCCGACGACCCCGTCCACGCCTACGAGATGCGCGGCACGTTCGTCCTCTGTCTGATCTTCCTCGCCGCGTTCGTGATCACCTACCTGCTGAACTGGTACCTGCTGACCCAGCTCTGGTCGATCGGCGCCTGA
- a CDS encoding arylamine N-acetyltransferase family protein gives MVSRTHARYLDRIGLDPDRRPDRDGAALERLQRAHVTSVPFETLAVAGDPFDRFEGDGISVQIDPLYEKIVERRRGGFCYELNSLFAWLLDGLGFDVDAVAARVVSDGEPGLPAAHRSTLVTLSDGRRYVVDVGMGTPTMRRPIALSGDREGRVDEAGVEWRVVERDRPDADFATQYREPGDEAWTDRYVFATTPRDSSYFAATPDHLVAAPESPFTGDPVVSMATDRGHVKLRPDAVIRTEGRLRCERSIGADEWDELLDREFGIEPGST, from the coding sequence ATGGTTTCGCGGACGCACGCCCGATACCTCGATCGCATCGGTCTCGACCCGGATCGACGCCCCGATCGTGACGGAGCTGCCCTCGAGCGCTTGCAGCGGGCGCACGTGACGTCGGTCCCGTTCGAGACGCTGGCCGTCGCCGGCGATCCGTTCGATCGGTTCGAGGGCGACGGAATCTCCGTGCAGATCGACCCGCTCTACGAGAAGATCGTCGAGCGCCGACGCGGCGGGTTTTGCTACGAACTCAACAGCCTCTTCGCCTGGCTGCTCGACGGACTCGGCTTCGACGTCGATGCGGTCGCCGCGCGGGTCGTCAGCGACGGGGAGCCTGGACTTCCCGCCGCCCACCGGAGCACGCTCGTCACCCTATCGGACGGGCGTCGATACGTCGTCGACGTCGGGATGGGAACCCCGACGATGCGTCGGCCGATCGCGCTTTCCGGGGACCGGGAGGGACGCGTCGACGAGGCGGGCGTCGAGTGGCGCGTCGTCGAGCGCGATCGACCGGACGCGGACTTCGCGACCCAGTACCGGGAGCCGGGCGACGAGGCGTGGACCGATCGCTACGTCTTCGCGACGACGCCCCGCGATTCGAGCTACTTCGCGGCGACCCCCGACCACCTCGTCGCGGCACCGGAATCGCCGTTCACCGGCGATCCCGTCGTATCGATGGCGACCGACCGCGGGCACGTCAAACTGCGCCCCGACGCGGTGATCCGCACCGAGGGCCGCCTGCGATGCGAGCGATCGATCGGCGCGGACGAATGGGACGAGTTGCTCGACCGGGAGTTCGGAATCGAACCCGGATCGACGTAG
- a CDS encoding heavy metal translocating P-type ATPase — MSSCSLCGLPTPESPVTAADVEGSFCCRGCLEVSATLETVDDVDRERVVDRAAETADREVPDGKAEAFLAVDGMHCSTCEGFVSLLGEGEDGIETVEASYATDTARVVYDPDRLAEPDLPAVISGYGYEARVRDGDGHDARADEDLVQRLLVGGFLAMLVMPWYLFYLYPSYVGIETGILSVDATSPLGTTLPFAMIGLFAGGVLFYTGYPVLRGAYVSLRVGQPNMDLLIAIAATSAYAYSTVALVTGSTHLYYDVTVAVIMIVSLGTYYERRIKRRATDLLADVTAAQVREATRRNADGTGTETVPVDRLAPGDEVLVRPGERIPVDGTVLDGAAAVDESVLTGESLPVTKRPGDSVVGGSIVTDSALVVAVGEDAESTLDRIATLMWEIQSATPGVQRLADRLATIFVPFVLALAVVVTGWRLATGTPVADAVLTGLTVLVVSCPCAMGLATPLAVASGLRDALERGIVVANATLFESAPAVETIVFDKTGTLTAGEMTVLEVHGDAAAIEPAAAVERRSEHPVADAIVAHAAAYDANGDRITADGGRLEPSADDGGTAGECTLEVTDFERHPGEGVSATIEGAWYSGGDEPRDGDRVVVGTSALVERLVGPLPDDLESAVADARSRGRLPVAIGYGGRARAVAVVGDRTRSEWRSVLESVSDREVVVLTGDDEAATATFREHPAVDRVFAGVPPDGKVETVRRLSREGVTAMVGDGTNDAPALAAADVGIALGSGTARATDAADAVVTASDLRAVRSVFDLAAATRRRIRENVGWALLYNAVAIPLAAAGLINPLFAAVAMATSSAIVVANSSRSVLDDDR, encoded by the coding sequence ATGAGTTCCTGCTCGCTCTGTGGCCTCCCGACGCCGGAGTCGCCGGTGACCGCGGCGGACGTCGAGGGGAGTTTCTGCTGTCGGGGCTGTCTCGAGGTGAGCGCGACGCTGGAGACGGTCGACGACGTCGATCGCGAGCGCGTCGTCGATCGGGCGGCGGAGACCGCCGATCGGGAGGTACCCGACGGGAAAGCGGAGGCGTTCCTCGCGGTCGACGGGATGCACTGTTCGACCTGCGAGGGGTTCGTCTCCCTGCTGGGCGAGGGTGAAGACGGAATCGAGACCGTCGAGGCGAGCTACGCGACGGACACCGCTCGCGTCGTCTACGATCCCGATCGGCTGGCGGAGCCCGACCTTCCGGCCGTCATCTCGGGCTACGGCTACGAGGCACGGGTCCGCGACGGCGACGGACACGACGCGCGTGCCGACGAGGACCTCGTCCAGCGGCTGCTGGTCGGCGGGTTCCTGGCGATGCTCGTCATGCCGTGGTACCTGTTCTACCTCTACCCGAGCTACGTCGGGATCGAGACGGGTATTCTCTCGGTCGACGCGACCTCGCCGCTCGGAACCACCCTCCCGTTCGCGATGATCGGGCTGTTCGCCGGCGGCGTGCTGTTCTACACCGGCTATCCCGTCCTCCGCGGCGCGTACGTGAGCCTGCGGGTCGGCCAGCCGAACATGGATCTCCTGATCGCGATCGCGGCGACGTCGGCCTACGCCTACAGCACGGTCGCGCTGGTGACGGGCAGTACCCACCTCTACTACGACGTCACCGTCGCCGTGATCATGATCGTCAGCCTCGGTACCTACTACGAGCGCCGGATCAAGCGCCGGGCGACCGACCTGCTCGCGGACGTGACCGCCGCGCAGGTCCGCGAGGCGACCCGCCGAAACGCCGACGGGACCGGGACCGAGACGGTGCCGGTCGATCGGCTCGCGCCGGGCGACGAGGTCCTCGTCAGGCCCGGCGAGCGGATTCCCGTCGACGGCACGGTACTCGACGGGGCGGCGGCCGTCGACGAGTCCGTGCTCACCGGGGAATCCCTGCCGGTCACGAAGCGGCCGGGCGATAGCGTCGTCGGCGGGTCGATCGTGACCGACAGCGCGCTCGTCGTCGCGGTCGGCGAGGACGCCGAGAGCACGCTCGATCGCATCGCGACGCTCATGTGGGAGATCCAGAGCGCGACGCCGGGGGTCCAGCGGCTGGCGGACCGCCTCGCGACGATCTTCGTCCCGTTCGTCCTGGCGCTCGCGGTCGTCGTCACGGGCTGGCGACTCGCGACGGGGACGCCGGTCGCGGACGCGGTGCTGACCGGGCTGACGGTGCTCGTCGTCTCCTGTCCCTGCGCGATGGGGCTGGCGACGCCGCTGGCGGTCGCCTCCGGCCTTCGCGACGCCCTGGAGCGCGGAATCGTCGTCGCGAACGCAACCCTGTTCGAGTCGGCGCCGGCCGTCGAGACGATCGTCTTCGACAAGACCGGCACGCTGACGGCGGGCGAGATGACGGTGCTCGAGGTCCACGGGGACGCCGCCGCGATCGAACCCGCCGCGGCCGTCGAGCGCCGATCCGAACACCCCGTCGCCGACGCGATCGTGGCGCACGCGGCGGCCTACGACGCGAACGGAGATCGAATCACTGCCGACGGCGGCCGTCTCGAACCCTCGGCCGACGACGGGGGAACCGCAGGCGAGTGCACCCTCGAGGTGACCGACTTCGAACGCCACCCTGGCGAGGGCGTGAGCGCGACGATCGAGGGGGCGTGGTACAGCGGCGGCGACGAACCCCGCGACGGCGATCGCGTCGTCGTCGGGACGTCCGCACTCGTCGAGCGGCTCGTCGGGCCGTTGCCGGACGACCTCGAATCGGCCGTTGCGGATGCTCGGTCCCGGGGCCGACTCCCCGTCGCGATCGGATACGGCGGACGAGCGCGGGCCGTCGCCGTCGTCGGCGATCGGACGCGATCGGAGTGGCGATCGGTCCTCGAGTCCGTTTCCGATCGCGAGGTGGTCGTACTGACCGGCGACGACGAGGCCGCGACGGCGACCTTCCGCGAGCATCCGGCGGTCGATCGCGTCTTCGCGGGCGTCCCGCCCGACGGAAAGGTCGAGACCGTCCGGCGCCTCTCCCGGGAAGGGGTGACGGCGATGGTCGGCGACGGGACGAACGACGCCCCGGCGCTGGCCGCGGCCGACGTCGGGATCGCGCTCGGGAGCGGGACGGCCCGCGCGACCGACGCCGCCGACGCGGTCGTGACCGCGAGCGACCTCCGCGCCGTCCGCTCCGTTTTCGATCTCGCCGCGGCCACCCGACGGCGCATCCGCGAGAACGTCGGCTGGGCGCTGCTGTACAACGCCGTCGCGATCCCGCTGGCCGCGGCGGGCCTGATCAACCCGCTCTTCGCGGCCGTCGCGATGGCGACCAGCAGCGCGATCGTCGTCGCCAACTCCTCGCGGTCGGTGCTTGACGACGATCGGTGA
- a CDS encoding DUF3054 domain-containing protein, translated as MVESHSRPESVGRVASVPLVVTLAVADTLVVTAFVGTGLYSHGMAPWEFPVHTLRTAIPFLIGWGIVAALFGAYRGRVLGSARRTVAIVGLTWIVASLLGGAIRSSSVFPGGAPPEFLLVNAALGLWFVVPWRLAVTRGLRGRRGRP; from the coding sequence ATGGTCGAATCTCACTCGCGTCCGGAGTCGGTCGGTCGAGTCGCTTCCGTACCGCTGGTCGTTACCCTCGCCGTCGCCGATACACTCGTCGTCACGGCGTTCGTCGGCACCGGCCTGTACAGCCACGGCATGGCCCCCTGGGAGTTCCCGGTCCACACCCTCCGTACCGCGATCCCGTTCCTGATCGGGTGGGGAATCGTCGCCGCGCTCTTCGGTGCGTATCGCGGCCGGGTACTCGGCTCGGCCCGACGGACGGTGGCCATCGTCGGCCTCACGTGGATCGTCGCGTCGCTGCTCGGCGGCGCGATCCGCTCGTCGTCCGTTTTCCCCGGCGGTGCGCCTCCGGAGTTCCTGCTCGTCAACGCCGCCCTCGGGCTCTGGTTCGTCGTCCCGTGGCGCCTCGCAGTGACCCGCGGCCTCCGCGGACGGCGGGGTCGACCGTGA
- a CDS encoding DUF2249 domain-containing protein, with the protein MQSPSSVIDRTDAPSDRPPEVIDVRTLGPPEPLKETLETLADLDAETVLVQRNDRAPQFLYPKLDDRGYAYETVDLDDEVVTVIWQEDFEETR; encoded by the coding sequence ATGCAGTCACCCTCGTCCGTCATCGACCGCACCGACGCACCGTCCGATCGCCCGCCCGAGGTGATCGACGTCCGCACGCTCGGGCCGCCGGAACCGCTGAAGGAGACGCTCGAGACGCTCGCCGACCTCGACGCCGAGACGGTCCTGGTCCAGCGCAACGATCGCGCGCCGCAGTTCCTCTACCCGAAACTCGACGACCGCGGCTACGCCTACGAGACCGTCGACCTGGACGACGAAGTCGTGACTGTCATCTGGCAGGAGGACTTCGAGGAGACCCGCTGA
- a CDS encoding ABC transporter ATP-binding protein yields the protein MPSIQTNGLTKRFGNDVVAVDDLDLTIEAGEIFGFLGPNGAGKSTTINMLLDFIRPTAGSARVLGMDAQTEAATIRERIGVLPEGYAFDDYLTGREYVEWAIETKAADDDPDEILETVGIREDADRTAASYSTGMQQRLAFGMALIDDPDLLVLDEPSAGLDPNGIQRMRSIIRDRADDGTTVFFSSHLLSEVEAVCDRVGVMSEGELVAMDTISDLREKAGGRASIELECAVAPAAEGVEAIDGVAEVVVEETTLTAYCTDPAAKADVVRCVDERADVVDIFVDETSLEDLFNQYTGGGRDGMADGEVDGRSQEVSV from the coding sequence ATGCCCTCCATCCAGACGAACGGATTGACGAAACGATTCGGCAACGACGTCGTCGCCGTCGACGACCTCGATCTCACCATCGAAGCCGGTGAGATCTTCGGCTTTCTCGGGCCCAATGGCGCCGGGAAGTCGACGACGATCAATATGTTGCTCGATTTCATCAGGCCGACGGCGGGCTCAGCTCGGGTCCTCGGGATGGACGCCCAGACGGAAGCCGCCACGATCCGGGAGCGCATCGGCGTCCTACCGGAAGGATACGCGTTCGACGACTATCTGACCGGCCGCGAGTACGTCGAGTGGGCTATCGAAACGAAGGCTGCCGACGACGATCCCGACGAGATACTCGAGACCGTCGGGATCCGCGAGGACGCGGACCGGACGGCTGCCAGCTATTCCACGGGAATGCAACAGCGTCTCGCCTTCGGGATGGCCCTGATCGACGATCCCGACCTCCTCGTCCTCGACGAACCGTCGGCAGGACTCGATCCCAACGGCATCCAGCGCATGCGATCGATAATCCGTGATCGGGCCGACGACGGGACGACCGTCTTCTTTTCGAGTCACCTCCTCTCCGAGGTCGAGGCCGTCTGCGATCGAGTCGGCGTCATGAGCGAGGGCGAACTCGTCGCTATGGATACGATCTCGGATCTGCGGGAGAAGGCGGGCGGCCGCGCGAGCATCGAACTCGAGTGTGCGGTGGCACCGGCGGCAGAGGGTGTCGAGGCGATCGACGGCGTCGCCGAGGTGGTCGTCGAGGAGACGACGCTGACCGCATACTGTACGGATCCAGCGGCCAAGGCCGACGTGGTTCGATGCGTCGACGAGCGAGCCGACGTCGTGGACATCTTCGTCGACGAGACGTCGCTCGAAGACCTGTTCAACCAGTATACCGGCGGTGGGCGCGACGGGATGGCCGACGGGGAGGTAGACGGTCGCTCTCAGGAGGTGTCGGTATGA